TCGTCGTAGCGCGCCTCAGGTAGGAGCGTCACGGGCGGGGCTCTGACACAGAACACGATGACAAGGTGGCCATGTGAAAAGGAAACATGCTGCAGTAACTGATGCTCAAACCTCTCAGACTCACATAGATGTCAGATCCCCCATTTTTGCCATTTCTCTCCATGTTTCAGGATCCACTCCACTGTAAATTCCATTATTGTTGACAACAATAATGACCACAGGTAGATTATAcctgttaaaataaataacttggtgggaaaacagagcaggaaaGCAAATGAATATCATATCACTCCTGGAAAGGCAGCTGAGAACCCACCTGCACATGGTTTCAACCTCCATGCCGGAGAATCCAAAGGCGCtgtccccctccacacacactatCCTTCGGCCTTTCTCGCCGTTGCTCCTCTCTAGTGTCGCTGCTGCGATTGCAAAGCCGAGACCCACTCCCATTGTTCCAAATGTACCAGCGTCCAACCTGACAGGACAAGCTGAACCTTAGAACAATGACTGTATCACCCGCAGCTTGAGCGAGACGGACATGGTTTATGCGGACTTTTTGGAGAATTTTCACCCTCCCTTTGACTTCTcccaaacagctggaggagaccaCCACAGGCCTTGCTAATCCAAATGAGGACTGGGCGATCGCTTTATGCTCGTGTGTTTTTGGCATGTTTGCTTAGGATTCAGCGAGACACTTGTGAAGTCTTTGATCCCTCatttggtttcaccagcttCCGATGTCATAATTAAATCGGCTGATCGTCATGCACACATAATCTGCCATGATTATATTAATCCAGCGGTGAATATCAGTCAGAAATGATGCAGTGGAACTCCGAGATTACAACCATTTAGGTTGCGTCTGCGCTCCACAGCAACACTCCCCTTCAGATCAAGGGGTGTGTTAGACTCTGACTAGGAGCTCCTGTGAATGCCGCTGTGGTGCAACGGGCTTGCCTGTGTCGAGGCAGGTAGTTGTTCAACATAGTTCGCCCTATGTCCATCGTGTTGGCACCCTCGCTGATAATGATGCAGTCGTGCGGAAGCAGCTGGGAAACATGATGGAACACTGTGTAGTAGTTCATGGGCACAGTTGACTGGAGAGCCAGGGTCTGTGGAAGAATGGAAATATAGCAATCCCGACACGTTTAGGACGTCCCCGTAAAACATTTCTGGTTCTAGTAATGTCAGCATGTGGCTTTTTAGTTAATAGATAATGAAATTCACATTTTAAGCTAAACATACCTTTGATATTTTTGCATTAGCAGCGATTTTGTTCCTCAGTAAGCTCCACCACTCTGTACCAGAGCCATATTTCCAACCATCTTTACAAAtaccctgcaggagctgaaagaaaaaaataaatctgtctcCTATCTTACATCAATGATGCACTTAAGACTGTTGTGGCAATCGAAGATAAGAGTTGATCCACGGTTACCTGAGTCACAACAGCGTTGATGTCTCCCAGCAGAGCGACAGCAGGCCTAACGTTATTCCCCATCTCTTCGGCACAAAGGTCAACCTGAACACACGAAACAATCAGGTTGTTTCGATGCTAAATATCTGTCAAATAAATCTTGTCCTGATAAAGGCAATAATGTTTGAGTGATGGAGTTTTCAATTTATATACCTGAATTATTTTTACATTGGGGTCAAATCTTGGCGGCAGGCCAAAGTGAAGGATCCAGTTGAGTCTTGCACCGAGCAGCAGTATAACATCGGCCTGCAGCAGAGCTCTTCACAGCAGAAACGGTGGAAGAGGCCATGAGGCGagtaaagggaaaaaaaacacattttggtgTTTAAAATGACCATGAATGACTTTTTTCCAAATGCAGCAAAATGGGGGGGCGGCAACCTTGAGCGGGCAGCAGCCACACAGTGTGGGTGATCATCAGGGAGGACCCCCTTCCCCATGGGTGTGGGCAGAAATGGCAGGCCGCTCGTTTCCACAAGCTCCCTGAGAGCAGTTTCTGCTCGGCTGTAGGCTGCGCCTGTTGCAACAACGCTGCCATGACTTATCTAATTACCCGCTCTCACTGAAGGACGGAACACATGCGCCAGCTGAAATGTTATAACTGTAGGAGGCACTGATGTATTTTATTTGATACTACCTTTGCCGATGATGACTAAGGgtctttttgctgttttcaaGACTGACACGGCTTCGGCCACGGCACCGTGGTCAGCTAAACTCACCGGTGGATCCGGGCAGCAGGATACAACCCTACAGAAATAAATCGGACAACACAAGTCATGCTTTGCAGAAAAAGATACACATATTTAACAGGATAAACAGGTGCAAACCTGATTTGGCTCCTGTCCACTTTAGCGTTAACCATGTCCCCGGCTATATCGATATAACAGGCTCCAGGACGCCCGTACATACTCGTCCGCACCGCCtgtataaaaaagaaaatctgtcacCTCCGTGTCACTGATGATGCCCGAACTTGGTGATTTTATTCGGGTAAATAAGTTGAGATTAACTTTTTTTGTGATATTGGGAAGAAAGTCTGCAACTGCACCTTCCAGActtgcagctgtgtgtgtgtgtgtgtgtaggggaggTTATTCAATAAAAGTAAAAAGACAGGATTAAAGATAAGATACAAGATTACCTTCTCCACCACAGAGGGGATGACTTCAAGACTGCTGGGTCTGACAGAGAATTTGCTATAAAGCCGGCATGCTTCCACCTGAAACAAAATGAGTCTGACTTATTGAGcagcaaaaggaaagaaatccACATTAAGATGTTTACGACCTGTGGAAACTCCTGAAAGGCACCTGCTGTTTCCTGGTTCCGATCTGAGGATCCTCCGATGACAATAACGGGCCTGGAAGCAAAACAAACTTAAACCAGACAGTACGGGCGCAGATACACACCTCCCAGGCCTCCTGGTTGCTAAATGAAGCTGTACCAGCAGTTCATGTTTGCATTGGCCATTCCACCCAGAGCATGAATGAGTCCAGGACCAGACACCACCAGACAGGCACCTGgtctgcatgtaaccatgcagaAGAGAGCGTGATTTACAAATGGAAACATCAGGTATGAAGttgttaaataaaagaaattctTACCTGCCTGTAAGATATCCAACAGCTGATGCTGCATAGCATGCCTGTGTTTAGACAAATATTATCGTAGGTTTGGTGTTGCATGCAGTTGTTAAAGCTAATATATATTGTAATTATCGTGTTATAAGCGCCATACCGCCTGCTCATTACGCATGCCCACATATTTGAtcccagcagcctgagcagccaTGGCTACTTCAATGATAGGAACACCAACTATTCCAAACATGTACTCCACGTTCTGCAGGGGAATTAAACAAACATAATtagctataaaaaaaaatcattattcaTGATTGACGTATGGGTGTGAATTTGTTTAGGTTCACGTTGAAACTTGAACTTTGGTCGCCAATCTTTGACCTGTTTTGGAGCGCTCCTACCTGAGTCTTTAAAGACTCTGCAATCAGCTGAGCGCCCGTCAACTCCTCCATGACGTCCCCGGGAAGATGCTTGCTGCTGTTCGGTAGCTAAATATTAAGATAGCGGCGAGACACACCaaaactgtacacacacacactctctctctctctctctctctcacacacacaactagTATGGTGGGTGGTGTCGACATTACTTCCGGGTTACCAGCCAATCACAACAGACGCTGCCTGTGAGCCCGCACGTCATGAAACCTTGTAGAAAAGTAAAAGTCTGCTGTTTATTCAAGCGTTTCTCTTTAAAATTGGAAATAACTCATATCCCGCAAAACCATTTTATGAGTGCACGATATATATGTATTGTTATACTGGGGATAATAAATCTGTATATATCAAGAATACACATTAGCCAAAACAAAGACTTTTTGAGAGTGATCCGATTAAAATCATTTATTGAACTTTACGATGTGAAGTTGGCTGATGTTTATCTGCGACACCGTCGAGATTCTTTATTCTGGGGTAACGCTTCTTGCTTTGACCAATAGGGGGCAGCAGAAATAGGATTTCAGTCGTTACAGTGGATCTATAGAGtagactgaaagaaaaaaagtccaATTTCAAGTCTTTTGGGGTCATTCTCAGTGTGTTGGAGGTTTTCCCATTTGCATAACTAACAGATTgagatttaaaaatgtttccaaatTTTACTAAAAagctgtttaaaacgggacatGTCTTCATGAACCAGGCTCATGATTAAATAACTCATTTCTTTATTACCCATAAAATATACAGCAATCTCAGTATTGAAAGAACTCGCTGACGCATTGAATTCACAGTCATAATTTCTATATACAGACTATTTTCATCCCTCTTCAAGAAAAACGCAATGAAAAGTATCTTCACTTCGATCGAAGCTATCAATTGTGTTTGTACATATTTCCAGTTAAAATAATTATACAGACAGAAAACTGAACTTTAGCGTCGTGGAAGGATCGAGTGGTTTGTTTTCTGAAGTTAAAGCGAGTGAACTGTCAACAAACTGACTAATATTAGAGAAAAATACTCAAACAGAATAAAATCAAATGCTGTCATTTCATTGGTTTACAGTGTTTCTTCACACAAAGCTCAGCCGCAGACTCATCAATCAGTGCTTCTTAGAAATGTGTCATTATCTACCAAATGCTAATTTACTTTCACAGATGTCGCCACAAAACCATCTTTTCCTCAGTAAATTATGAAGGCACAAAATGAACACATAAATAGGAACCAAAAGGAACACAAATAATTTATTCTTGAAATCTAACCTGCATGGAAAGGTCACCAAAGCACAAGTTAGgtcattcttttaaaaaaaaaaaatcacctgctgcacacaaaggagttttgatttttttttccccacatggAGAATAAATCATTTAAGACATGAACATGGGTTTAATAAAATTCTGATCTCAAAAATAGATGGTTCAACCGCTGCATGACTGCAGGTCTGAAAGACATGTGCATTCACCTGGATGCCGTGTGCAGATATCAGCCTCTCCCGCTCGTCAAGAAATCTCAAAAATGAACAccggcttttttattttttaaccccTTTGGGATAAATCCCCAAATTCTTAATCTCATACACAGTTAAAACTCGGTTTAAATCTATTTGTGTCTTTTGGTCCCTGTCATTTTAGCTCTCTGTGAAGTGCTACCATCCCACTTCAGCACTTATTGCTGAACAGAATCACTGTCCTCCCTTCAGCTGCAGTTCTTTTTAGCACACAACAAGTCAGTGTTAGTAAAACAACAGGTACTGAGGTCCAGTATCAGCTGAAGGACACCTGGTGCTGGATGAGGTCGGGATGTGTGTGCCAGCCCgctgcacctcctccctgtcttaCTCTCTGTTGGGTGGGGATGGACTCTTAAGGCTCCTGCGGGGGggcttcttctctcttcttctgcccGATCAAGCTGGCGATTGGTGATTTAAGAcaccgtgtgtgtttctgacatGTGTCGCTCCCCTCTTTCCCTCAGTACGTCTCTGAATCAGAGTCATTCAGCTCCTCGTCTTTGTAGATGCCGTCGTGATGGCTGATGTTGTTGAAGCTGCAGTAGGAGCTGTGCTCACCACGCAGCACGGGGAGGCTGTCAAAGGTGACGCTTTTCGGGGGGCTGGTGGTGTAATGATTAATGGCATTGAAGGAGAGGGTGGGGGCCGTGGTGCAGGGGGACACAGGCATCATGGTGGCCAGGATGAGGGCTAGGCAATCGGCCACGTCTTTGTTAGGGGCACAAGCCAAGGCGGGTGTGTAACCTGTAACAGTGACAGTTAAAAATTATCGTAGTCAAGAAGTCGGCACCAGAGCTTCAACTGGTAGGCACAGGGAATCATACACAATCAGTTAGAAACACAAGTCCAAAGAGGTATTTccattcctgcctctcacagTGAAAGCGAgtgctgggacagactccagcacccCCCTGAGCCTGATTAGGTTTAAGCAGCGGTTTACAGGAAATCAATGGTTGGTATTATTGTTACACAAGCACAATAGGCTCCTGAAATATCCCTCACGGAAACTGGAACCATCAAATGCTTGCAGTTTCTCcagataataataaaaaaatatatattcgaTTTAATAActggtgtctgtttttttctgctggaaCCATGAAAAATAACACAGACAGATTGAGGCATGATTCAAATAACACCTTATTATTCAAAGTCTGTTCATATTTTTGGCAGCATCTTTCATACAGAAAAACCTATTCACACCATTATTCACATGCTTGATGTGGTTAAAGAGGCTAGAATGTGTGTGCTCACGCAGGACATGAAAGGCAAATAGTGCCTCTAATCATTCAATCATTAACAGGCCATCAAAAGCCAGAATACATATTAGAAATGTCCTTATGTAAGAGGCCAAAGTACAAGagaagaatgaatgaaaacagctATAGAATTTACCGTTTTCATCGACTGCAAGGACACTTGCTCCCTTTGCGAGCAGCTCTTGCACCACAACTGTTAATCCATTTCTTGCAGCCACATGTAGAGGCCTTCAAAGAACAAACACGAAACTCCACATTAAAAACTTCAAATTGGCACATCAGAAAAATATCAATCCATCGCTCAAAGCCTCAAAAGACCAACAGTAACAGAAGCAAACGTACGTCTGTAAGGCGGCATTAGTGGCGTTTATGAGGTTTCTGTCTGCAATCTTCTCCAATATCAACAAGGCACTGGTTTCATGTCCCTGTGGGAAACACCAAAGGTGTTAAACAGTAAAGCTCAAAGGTTTCCAGACCAAACTGTCCACTTCAGAATGGATGAGTCAGACAAATGTTTTTGTACAGCACGACAAGACAATGCTGATTACAGGCATGATGCGTTTTCTGTGTTGGAAGCTAGTGTAAATGATCGGATACAGTATAAGTGTAGCGACACCGACCTTACTGCAGGCGAGGTGGAGCGCGGTGTTTTTCGCTGTGTCCTGCAGAGTCAGATCTGCTTTTGCGCTGCTCACCAGCAGTTCTAAGGAGAacaaaaccatcacttttttcTACAAACTCCATTAATAGGAAAGAGTGGTCTCTGTTATCAGTTTAAAGGGTTCCTACCAACAGCATTGGTCTGGCCATTCTGAGCGGCCATCATCAGCGGGGTTTTCCCTGCAGCGTCGACACCGTTGACCTGAgcgttgtggctcagcagcagctgaagacacTCCACGTGGTCGGTGAAGGCTGCTGCGTGTAGTGGGGTCCTGCATAAGCAACGCCAAAATTATGAAATAATTCCAATCCAATATTAAAGTCTTCTATGA
The DNA window shown above is from Takifugu flavidus isolate HTHZ2018 chromosome 10, ASM371156v2, whole genome shotgun sequence and carries:
- the hacl1 gene encoding 2-hydroxyacyl-CoA lyase 1 — encoded protein: MEELTGAQLIAESLKTQNVEYMFGIVGVPIIEVAMAAQAAGIKYVGMRNEQAACYAASAVGYLTGRPGACLVVSGPGLIHALGGMANANMNCWPVIVIGGSSDRNQETAGAFQEFPQVEACRLYSKFSVRPSSLEVIPSVVEKAVRTSMYGRPGACYIDIAGDMVNAKVDRSQIRVVSCCPDPPVSLADHGAVAEAVSVLKTAKRPLVIIGKGAAYSRAETALRELVETSGLPFLPTPMGKGVLPDDHPHCVAAARSRALLQADVILLLGARLNWILHFGLPPRFDPNVKIIQVDLCAEEMGNNVRPAVALLGDINAVVTQLLQGICKDGWKYGSGTEWWSLLRNKIAANAKISKTLALQSTVPMNYYTVFHHVSQLLPHDCIIISEGANTMDIGRTMLNNYLPRHRLDAGTFGTMGVGLGFAIAAATLERSNGEKGRRIVCVEGDSAFGFSGMEVETMCRYNLPVVIIVVNNNGIYSGVDPETWREMAKMGDLTSIAPPVTLLPEARYDEVMAAFGGKGYLVRTVEELRSALELSLTDWQRPSLLNVLIDPSSDRKQQEFPWLTRSNL